In Vidua macroura isolate BioBank_ID:100142 chromosome 9, ASM2450914v1, whole genome shotgun sequence, the genomic window CTTAAATATACAAAGAGCAAATAGAATGTTGTTAAGGTAAAACACAGGGTACAAACTGGCCAGTGCCCTGCTAATTGTTAATGAGGGTAGAAAGCAGATTTCAATGCTTCTTTTAATTAGCTTCATTAGTCATCTTCCCCACCCACCCCCCCAAGATGTCCTCCGGTGgatcttttttcattttctctacaGTCTCCCATTAGCCCAGGTTCATGGAGTCCTTAATGTTCATATTCAGTCATTTTAATACACCAATAAATGTGGGAAGGGCAATCAAGAATAAAGAAGGTGCAATGGTATGGAGCTGGCATTGATGCTAGCTACAAAGGTGACTTGTCTACTTGGAGACATGGGATCCATCTGTGATGAACAAAATTTGAGATGAAGGCACGCATTCTGCATTACTCTGACCTTTTAGCAGacctgtaagaaataaaaatgggtATCTTAGCTAAATTTGAGATAGGAAACTACAACAtgactgcttttgtttttccctattcactaatctctttttttattagatTACTTTCTAACTATGACTTGATTAAGGCTTTCTACACTGTCCATTCATACTGCTAATGTTTCAACTTTAaacagcaaaaagcaaacatttttcacagtttCACTACTAAAGAAAGCAGACATGAAAAAAGACTACAACAAGAAATGTGTACTCTCTGGTAACAAATCATACAGTGAATAAGGTGGTTTTTCTGGGCCCCGTTTGAAAGGGAAGAACCATCATGCCATGCCTTTGAAGAAGCGAGTAATATGATCTTGTAATTGGAAGAAATAGTGTGTAAAGCAAATATGAAGTACAGCCAATATCCTCCCAAGGCAACTTTGGTTAATATGCTGCATTGCACAAGAGCTAAATATAGATATTTCAGAATTCCCCCCTCCCATTTAAATTCCTCATCTGGTACGTTAGTTAATGTTacataaacattttaatatatGAAGTCAAACATGTGCTTTCATACAGGTATTAATGAATTGTCATAATTAGAAGTGTCTAACTCAATAAAAATCTAAACTTTCATGGATAAAATAGGAATGCTCATCCATAGTCTTCAAATACAATCTGTTTGCAATtaccaaaatgaaataatatatattagatttttatggcttttaaatgacattttgtgCTTCCCAGGAAGTTCTTTTCTCACCCTTTCTCTAAGTTACTAAAAGCCTGAGGTCTATTAGTAACTGCAACCCCCCACTTCCAAGCTAATTAAAGTAGTAGAAGCTTGGAGGTTTAATTCCCCAGAGCCGAAGCTCAGTGTGAGAAAGGTAATTTGTCTGTCCAGAACAAAGATTAGGGAGCAGCCAGCAAGCATATTTAATAAATGAGCATCAAATATCTTCTACTATGGACACAGACAACACCAATTATGTAACTACAAGGGAATTGTTGAGTGATATGTAAACTAGAAGATTTTTAAGATCTTCTCTAAGAGACGTAATGTAACTCatactttatttaaaagtatAGAAGCTGAAGACAAACATTTGTTACAAACACTGCCAACCAGTGGAAAATGTACACTTTCAGTAGGTGGTAATGCTGTTGCAAACAAGAAATACTACAGGAACACTACCAGtacaaaaaaagcagagagaattCTTGACAATACAGCCCCTTCAAATGAAATGGCACACGGGACATCACAAACCAAGTTTGCACTCAGCAGACAAGCAGTACTGAGTTTAGAGAAAACAGGGGTTTTTAAACTACAGGGCAAGTGATGGGAAGTTATAATTTACATGTGTGAATTGCCTCAGGGAGGCAAAAGGCAGGAATTGCAAACATCCCtgctttgtctccttaaaaaaaaactccaagtTTTTAATCCAAGTTAGGCCATGCAACCTTTCCTGCCTGCACTGGTCACCTGTAAACTGCAGTGAGACAAGAGTAAGTTCATCACTGTCACCTTCATATGCATAACAAAATGTGCTTTAATGCTGAGAATGTCTCAATCtctttggttaaaaaaaaaaaaaaaaacaaacacaaaaaacctgTGGATATTCTGCTATCTCTGTAATCTCTAGTGACAGAATAACATGGAAAATGATTGATCTGTAATGTTTAATAAAAAGTATCTGTTACAGCCAACTGTGTTACAgtggaagaatatttttaatcagCGGCCCTAAAACTTGCACCTTCCTGGAAAACATCTCTGATGTTAAAATCTttacactgttaaaaaaaacaaaatataaaactattaaaaaatataaaatataaaaaatatattaaaatatattattaaatataactCTTAGCAACTGCCCCTGTAGCTTCCAAAGCTCCAGAAACCTGACAAATACATGAATTATCAACTTATCTCTTTaactgtgtttgttttctggagTTACAGTGCTCTGCAATTCCCTTTGAAAAACAGCAGGAGAAGTTAGAACAATTTCTAGTGATATTGTATTATAAAGAAAACCCCTCAAACTCGTGTCCCTTCAACCTTCTCCCAAGAGCTGCTCGTGTGCCTCAGCTCTGGCCACAGCAGTGCCACTACCAGTCAGTGACAGGAGCTAACAAAAACCTGCTCTCACCACTCTTGCATTTAGCTCCCACCAGGTACCTACAGTCACGAGCTCTGCAAGCCCAGTCCCATTTTacttctctcttttccatgttctATGTTCCTCATCATGTCTGCTGCTTTTATTGCAACTAaatcatttttatgttttgctaaggcagagaaagaaactgataaaactaAATGACAATTTAGACACCTATTCGAAGTTACATTAAACTTTACATTCGTAGAAGACAAGTGGATAAACCACTCTCAGAATGGTAAACCTTTTACTGCATTGTATAAAGATAAATGGTTTTACCTATATTTTGAAATGGGATACctataaatattcatttaaCTGAATCACTGCTAGCTAGTCTATATTACAgatttgtttcattaaaattcaCAACAGTATAAATCTATGAATCTTTAACTGTATTTGTACTTCCTTGAGAAGAAGCTGCACATTCTCTTCCAATCTTAATTATCTTTGTTCTGCCTAACTATGTAGCATTTTTGTACTCAATTCTCTCATCACCTCAATTGACaaattaagtaaataaaaaaagtcCCATTCTTTATTTTGATGTAATTACATTCACTGTATAAGACTTGAAAGAATACTTAAAATTAATCAGTAAAtttatgcacagaaaaaaaaaagcaaacacagataTTGAAATGTAGcaacacaaccaaaaaaaaaaaaaaaaaagtaaaataaagaacagtttctgttttctcGGACATAGTTCTCCACTGACTAAAAGCACTACAAAATACACTGCACACTACAGAATAGATCAGTCTAGCATTtgtcccagatttttttttaatcttccgAATTCCTACTTGCAGATAGATGTTATTTTTTGTGATCCTTACAGACATTAATGAAGTTCCTATTGTAAATCTATAAAGAATTACCAACTGAAGTGTGCACTTTTTGTTTCATTGCAATAACTCAGTGCTGTGTGATTGCCTGGGTTAATGATGAAAAAGTCAAATATACTATCAGAGCTGATGGAAAAATCTATCAccaatctgaaattaaaattcatctGTGGTCAATAAGATTTAATATCCATGCAAGTGGCGCTGTAAAGAGTAAATGAATCAATGTCATCAATACATAATCAGTATGAAATATGATGTGAATAAAATTATGTGCAAGAGTCATACATCCACTCTTTTCTGGACCAGGGTGGAATGAACAGTCTCTTAACTCAAGGTTGACAGTAATTGTTACAAATTAGGCACAGCAGTTATCAAAATGCACTCACTTGCATAGCTTTAGGACTGATTAAGAAGATTAAAATACATCTAAAACTATCTAGTTTCAGAGTTACAAGACAACTGTTgatcagaaattttttttcttcttcttccctctaTGATCTGTACGATCATTATTCACTCATTTAGCTAGAAACCAAAACTATCAACCACACAGCTACACAATCTCTAGTTGAGATATTAGTGTCACGGAACAGTAAGTAAATAGCACTTTGGTTTTAAAATCTGAGTTATGACACACAAAACAGGcaagaaaatacttctgaaagaGTACCCCAGAATGCTTCCTCaactaaaattttaatatttaaataaaatatgttagTTTAGTCCAGGAACCTTATCTTCACAAGGCATTTATTTCCATATTAAAGGACCTAGTTTTCCTCCCTCAGAAACCTGCTCTCTTGTAACCCTTAATTtcaatattataaaataaaataattctctttcttAAAAGTTTGTATTAATGTATGCTCTCCATTTTGCTTTGTACATAAGGAGTTCAACACCTGTACAGATGCACGTgcccaaaccaaaataaactgACTCACCTTGTAGGTCATATTTAAAAGGTTACTATTTTCTCCCCAAACCCTGTGCCTAAATAACTTAAGGTAAGTTCAGCTACTTAAAGGTCTCTTTGCGGGGGCAGGGAATGTCCACTAttagaatgaaaagaaattgatCTTCATTTAGCTCTAAGAAAGCTTATTAGTAATTGTGGAGTATTCACCTTCTGGTCTGGCAGTAGTGGATTACTCTGAAGTGAATTCAAATGGCCATTGATGAGAGCTGTAGGTCTATCATGTTCACAAAATAAACTGCCATTGATGTAGTGAAACCGATCTCCGGGGACCAGGCGATTCCGGCAGGTAGAGCACGTAAAacactgggaaaggaaagagacagCAAGTGAAACTACAGCACAAATTAAGCATGCTGCAGGTTTGAAAATTACACTTCAGAGACTGCAAGTGCAGTTGAGATATGGAGCTGCTTGGTTTCTAGTATCTCCAAATATGATATTGGTCTTACCTGTTGGGACTATGCAGTACATAACTCAAGCAGAGTTTTACCGATTACGAGGGAACAAAGCTACGCACTAAACAAAGCTTTATAATAGATACTCCTTCTTCTAgttattatttttgcatttcattcatAAGCAGATGCAGGTTTTACACTAAAGAGGCATGGCAATACTAATCAGCTGCTAAAAACAAaagtacacagaaaaaaaccctcacctTAAGATGATAGACATTGCCCTGTGCCCTCATGACCAGCTCACTAGCAGGAATGGACTGTCCACAGGCACTGCAAGCACCACTATTTCCAAATAACCTGAAACAGAGGTGATGATCATGAATAATTTAATACTCAGAAGGCTCTAGGCATTTTTGCACATCACTGCCACGGTTTATTACACAACTATTTTAGACTTCTGACCCCCGTCTTCCAACTTGCTTATGTTTCATAATatgaaaaagtttatttttgtgtaATAACCGGTAACTTCACCTTACCTTGGATGTGGTTACACAGGATTTAATCAGAAATATTGACTTACACCTCTAGAAACACAAACAATTCTGTACTACACACATTTTATCAGATTACTGGGttcatcataaaaaaaaagatacaattCATGACTGGAGTTTAAATGCATTGTGTCCTTGAAATTATATGAAGAACTCTTTTGTACTTTAATCATATCTTGAGATATGAGTCATCAAAAGGGTTAAGAGGATTTGATTGTATATCTAAGAAgacatcatgctcagtgtaTTGAAACTCCAGTAAACCTCCATCAGTGCAGAGTTTCCATTAGAAACTCTCTGCTATCCAGGTTGATATATAATGTGTATGGGTTAACCTTTTCAATCATGGTGTCAACACTTTAGATTTGCCTCTGCTCATCTCTTTCATCCTaaccttctctctctcttgatAATGAAATGCTTGCTCCAACTTCCCTCTATCTGCTCCTGAGTCCACAATTTAGATTACTTCATCTCTGCTAGCAACAAACTGAATGAAATTTCGATTTGAGCAGAAAGTAATTTACCGGGATCTGGACCCATTTGTCATCATATCTCTCTGGGTGTTTGCTGTATCACTGCAGTTTTCCTATGCAATCAAATGAGACCACAACATCTGCCATTGGGGGGGGGCACACGcagtggggggaggggggaataGGCAGAAGAGTggtgaagaaaaatatatacataattCTTCAAATCCATTTAAAGGCACATCGCATCGATTCAAAATATAATACAGTAATGATTATTGAGTTCTACTTTTACAGGCTGCCTTAGCTAGAATTAGAAAAACCTTTATTTGCTTTTGCGCAAGTCTCTAATAgacacaaatatttataaagacTACCACAATTCATTTTGcagtaaaaaaggaaattgaacTAGCTGGCAGGGTCACAGACCCACTTTTCTGTACGATGTAAAACACAGCAATAGGATTTACAAATTAAGAGTATTGGTGtcataataaatattaatatttgcaTCTCCTTCCTGTCCAAATAAAGTCataaaattctgtttgtgtCAACCTAGGACACACATTACAACAGAATACCCGTAATCTGAATGATTGCAGTGTGCCTCTgtataaaaataattgctttgaaTTTTCAGAATCTGAGCTTGCAGAGGAGGCTTGTCATGTTCAAACTACTAATTTGCTGTCGCCACTTTATTGAAAATAGCCTGTAAGTTGTTATTAAATGTATCGACTGAACGACAGAGAGAGTAGTAAAACTGCCCCTTAAGATGGCTTTTAATAGGAAGCTGAGAAACAAATTTTGCAGCAGCATCGATTTGAAGAGTTCAATCAAAACTCCATTTCAAAACTAATTAGTCTGAGATCCACGACACATTGACACGTTCTTGCAGAATCAGAGCGGTTACAAAGGGAAAGCTGAACTAATACATTGTCAGGACCTCCCCGCCAAAGGGACTAAACTGTCTGGAAACTAAAGGTCCATTACTAGGGCATCTTCCAAACCAGGACCAGTTCAGAATAGTTACATGATATACCGAGGTTACTTCCAAAGCATTGcaatatgcatttttcttccttcatcatTCCTAGGAACGAAGTTGGCACCACAGACAGTGCGCAGGAAGGACTGGGAGAGGAGGCAGAAAGGCACTGCTACACTTCTAGAGCAACGATCCGACAATCCAGAGTAAGAAGATGGCAGCAAGGGCATTGCTGGGTAGAAGGGCAAAGATGGACAGATGATGTCAGTTGTCCAGGAGAATCTGAACGTGGTGAGCTGTCTCTCACAACCCCCCTCTTCCCCCTGTACAATTGTACCACCCAACTGAAAACACAGCTTTCAGAATGCTGATCTCATTGCACTACTTGTCTTCATTAAGCATTCGTTATACTATTCTCTCTGAACTAGAGTGGTCCCACACCTTGAATGTCTGTGAATTCTAATAAATGGAGTCAAACTAATCCCGAGGCTTTCCACACATCTTAAGTTTTCCCAAGGCATGCTCCCAGAACAACTCTACTTTGGAAAGCCATTTCAGCTGAATCTTCTGCtaaaattcctaaaaattaCTTACAAACTCAGACCGCCCTTCCGCTGCTTATTATTATTTACCAACAaaattaaacttatttttccATCTCTACTGTTATGAATGGTTTTGTTCTGTAATGCCATTAACAGGAAGaagttttatctttttaaaaaatgttatctCTCCTTACCAGCAAAGGAAGTCTTCCACATTAACTATTCTTTACTGAAAAAGTTGTTTTGCATGGTTTCTGGGAAGCTGGAGAGCTAATTATCTAACCAGGGGGACTGTCCAGGACAGTATTTGATTTAAAAGGCTTGAGGCTTTAGGTGCTCAATTAAGTAGCTATCGGTCTCAGACTGGACTTTAATGGGCTCTTTTCTCTTTAACTGCAGCAATGGGTAGAGATACCCCAGGTCAGGCTAATTAAAGCCAGGGGACTCTTTAATTGTGATGACAGAATTGGTTTCAGTTTCCTCTTTGGGTCCTCAGTCCAAGAAGGTCATTAATATTTCAACATTTGGGCAATGCAATCAATCACAAACATCAAGAGGTTCCCTTTACGGACAAGGCAGCTCTTCTACACTTAGCAGCATTTTACTGAGCCACCTTAAATTAACTACTGTGTGGTTCCAACGAAGCATTCCCCACACCCCCAAATGcttctagttttttttttttgtgctggtgggGGTTTTTTCAGAACTTTCTGTAGGAGAGTGGGAATGAAAGCAGCAAGAAATCTTCTCAACCCAGTTTCTCATCTTGCTGCTCAAAATTCAGAATCAGCAGAAACACGTCTCTAGCAACTTGTACTAACAAAGTAAGGTTCCAATGCTTTCCAAAATCGTGGAGACAGATTTAAGCACTCTGATTCTTGCATGACATGGTGCACATTTGTGTCCACATACATATATCCAAGCCCTAGCAAAGTGAAATGCACATCCAGACCTACTGATCCAGAAGGAATCAGTGTTTTTGTACATTCCCCACATTTAATCTAAATTCTGCACCAGCTATATTAAATGTAACAAAGAAAGGCAACACAGATATTATGCCTGAAGCCAAGTCCATTAAAGGTACTTCAGAATAACTAGAGACCAAGCACCTTAAAAGCACCAGAAGCTATTGATACTTAAAAGGGGGGCTGTGCATAATGGCAAGTGCTGCAttagagaagaggaagaaaaaaaaaaaagggaaaaaaaacccagccaaatTACGCTTGGTTAATTCAGAGTAACAGATCTGCCCCCAAGTGAATTGGAGGCCTTGAATTAATTCTGTTATGACAAATCAAGATAAACGTTCCCCCTAAATTGCATGcgatttaattaatttttgagatcctgtttttttttttttttttctagctaaTAGTTCACATGCTCCTGTGCTGTCATTGTGCTTGAGTGGGCAGACTTCAAAGTGATATTAAATAACCAACTATTAGATTTACCTAGCACGTCCTATTGGAAAAGTGCCATTTAATTACCTAGCCTGTTCAATTAAAGGGACAGCATTCCCTGAATATAGCAGCTTGCCGCTGATTACCAGGGAAATGAACTGGCTGCCCGGCGGCCCCCTCCCCGGAGCGGCCTCACTGCGGCGCGGCCGCCtccggccgccccccgcccccggggCTGCGCCCCCGCTGCGCTGCGCGGAGCGGCCGCCCGGGGAGGGGCGCCGGGCGCTGCCCCTTTAAAAGGCGCCCGGGCAgtcttcccctctcccccttccccaccACTCCCTGCTCTCTCTTAGAGGCCAATTTtgttaattaaatgttttgtttgcgACGCGGCTCTCATTCATTTCGGACACGTCATTCCGAGCAGATCTAAGCCAGCGACCAGATCTCATTAGATAAAACCCATCAGAACTAAGAGAAAATGGAGGAGACACTAATTAAAGCTTTTAATTGTGCGGATTCGCTGCCACGCTGCTGCTTTATCTGGCATCTCAAGGTTGGGAGGGCTGCGCTccactcctctccctgagcgCATTGCTCGccgtggggagggaggggaacgGACCGGGGTTTTTacctccctcttttcccaggaaCCTTGGCCTTCAATGAAAGCTGCAGCTGTAGCTCTACGGCCAATTTGTTTtcgggttttggggggggggagagggagggaaaggggagcgTTGTGTTgtttaaacaacaacaaaaaaccccacatacaGCCTGAGACAGCTAAAAAGCTCATTAATAAATGGCCCTTGTGGTCTTGGCCCGAAGGAGTCAAGTCCCTTTCACCTGGCGCCTGCCGGGCCAATCAATCCTCTTTCCAATTTTGCCAGTGGTGTCCAGCGTGCCCCGCATCTCCGGCTGAGAACCGTGCCAGTGGCTCTTGCCTGGGGAAGAGAATGCGCCACCACAAAAACCCGCCGGAAAACGAAGAGGGGAGAAGGATGGTAGAGAGGAACCGGAGAGACTCGCTGTCAGGAGTGGCATTGCCTCCCCAACCAAATGTAACCATTTCAAACACGACAAGGGCGAGGGCTGCGCTGGTGCCAGCGTGACCCATGAGGAAGCCTGCAAAGTCCATTTCCAGCAGGAAAGCTCCAAGTTAactcagccctggcagtgccaggccaTCCTACCCCACCTTGAGTGTACGGTGTCCAGTTCAAGTTT contains:
- the LMO4 gene encoding LIM domain transcription factor LMO4, producing the protein MVNPGGSAQPPPVSAGSLSWKRCAGCGGKIADRFLLYAMDSYWHSRCLKCSCCQAQLGDIGTSCYTKSGMILCRNDYIRLFGNSGACSACGQSIPASELVMRAQGNVYHLKCFTCSTCRNRLVPGDRFHYINGSLFCEHDRPTALINGHLNSLQSNPLLPDQKVC